In a genomic window of Acipenser ruthenus chromosome 41, fAciRut3.2 maternal haplotype, whole genome shotgun sequence:
- the LOC117434224 gene encoding protein C10 has product MAAAQTQQGLLTAEQTKVVLAEVLKALGSPDSEARLQEARESACNDMGKMLQFVLPVATQIQQEVIKSYGFSNDGEGVLKFARLVKVYETQDPEIAAMSLKLKSLFLPPMTPPPLGGGVPSS; this is encoded by the exons ATGGCAGCGGCGCAGACTCAACAAGGACTGCTCACTGCGGAGCAGACCAAAG TGGTCCTGGCGGAGGTGCTCAAGGCGCTGGGCTCCCCTGACAGCGAGGCTCGCCTGCAGGAGGCTCGCGAGAGCGCCTGTAATGACATGGGGAAGATGCTGCAGTTCGTGTTGCCCGTGGCGACCCAGATCCAGCAGGAAGTCATCAAGTCGTACGGCTTCAGCAATGACGGCGAAG gcGTCCTGAAATTTGCCCGGCTCGTGAAGGTGTATGAGACTCAGGACCCCGAGATTGCTGCCATGTCACTCAAACTGAAATCCCTGTTCCTGCCGCCCATGACACCCCCGCCCCTCGGGGGAGGAGTCCCGTCGTCCTAG